One Cydia pomonella isolate Wapato2018A unplaced genomic scaffold, ilCydPomo1 PGA_scaffold_143, whole genome shotgun sequence genomic window carries:
- the LOC133533244 gene encoding nucleolar complex protein 2 homolog → MKKERKIKKEKKPAKIPYVEEDRESDFSEEMAPEMHKKSIVKNGKTKKPVKTSDEEDRESDSDEEMDPETHKKSLEKLKKIDPDFYNFLEENDENLLNFGVESGDEGSDGEDQEDEDDVVHKPGPLQADSDESDFEEEVEVRGKITLKMVAEWQEELKSEKKIKIATLNSVIKAFNAAMLRATSDDGTSKGEYKVEGSSVFNAVIQMCVLYLPAAIKKYLGMEQSGKDPQKCKHFVKIKAPLVAYLNDLLKLLGGVTSENILTVLLKHLHQMSAYVACFGRISKHALKKLITLWSRGEETVRVLAFLCILRITRNQQANLLDLVLKAMYMTYVKNCKFVSPTTWPSINFMRRSLVEMFTLDLNVSYQHVFLYIRQLAIHLRNAIVVQKVENRQAVYNWQFVNSLHLWADLLGATTNKPQLQPLVYPLVMVITNTIKLVPTHQYYPVRFHCVEILIHLSKESNTFIPILPFLLEVLTSYDFNKKHKKVSMKPLDLSCVLRLAKSQLMENGFKDSVIERIYGLLLEYMANQSHSIAFPDLSLLAIIQIKQFLKTCSVSNYTKKLRQLLEKIEENSRFIERERSKISFSLSDSKLVAAWETNISTKGSPLQTFYENWSKINKIQKRKKVTKNDEIAGELPMIKRPKLSEDAANTKPKNEGPTELFPSDSEDEKDHFKLEGEDEPPRKKKIKKKKESKKKKSNKKVAVDDIDDIPGGDDLVQDLSVNDW, encoded by the exons atgaagaaagaaagaaaaataaaaaaagaaaagaaaccgGCAAAAATTCCTTATGTTGAGGAAGATAGAGAATCAG ATTTTAGTGAAGAAATGGCCCCGGAGATGCATAAAAAAAGCATTGTAAAGAATGGAAAGACAAAAAAACCTGTGAAAACTTCGGATGAAGAAGATAGAGAGTCAG ATTCTGATGAGGAAATGGATCCGGAGACGCATAAGAAATCTCTTGAAAAGCTGAAAAAGATTGATCCAGACTTTTACAACTTCCTGGAGGAGAATGATGAGAACTTGCTGAACTTTGGGGTGGAGTCTGGAGACGAGGGATCAGATGGAGAGGATCAGGAGGATGAGGATGATGTTGTGCACAAGCCGGGCCCTCTGCAGGCTGACAGTGATGAGAGTGACTTTGAG GAGGAAGTTGAAGTTAGAGGAAAAATTACACTCAAAATGGTGGCTGAATGGCAGGAAGAGTTAAAAAGtgaaaagaaaatcaaaattgCAACACTTAATTCTGTCATCAAAGCTTTCAATGCTGCCATGTTAAGAGCCACAAGTGATGATGGGACTTCCAAGGGAGAGTACAAAGTAgaag GCTCTTCAGTATTCAATGCAGTTATTCAAATGTGTGTGTTATATCTCCCTgctgcaataaaaaaatatcttggaATGGAGCAGTCAGGCAAGGATCCTCAGAAATGCAaacattttgtcaaaataaaggcTCCTCTAGTGGCGTATCTAAATGATTTGCTTAAGCTTCTTGGTGGAGTTACATCTGAGAACATACTTACAGTACTCCTGAAGCATTTGCACCAGATGTCTGCCTATGTTGCCTGTTTTGGCAGAATATCCAAACATGCTTTGAAGAAGCTGATCACCCTGTGGAGTAGAGGGGAGGAAACTGTGAGAGTTCTGGCTTTCTTGTGTATCCTTAGAATCACAAGAAACCAGCAAGCAAACTTACTAGACCTTGTACTGAAAGCGATGTACATGACCTATGTGAAGAACTGCAAGTTTGTGAGTCCCACTACTTGGCCAAGTATTAACTTCATGCGGAGGTCTTTAGTGGAGATGTTTACTTTGGATTTGAATGTGTCATACCAGCATGTTTTCCTGTACATACGTCAGTTGGCTATCCATTTGAGGAATGCTATTGTTGTTCAGAAAGTAGAGAACAGGCAGGCGGTGTATAACTGGCAGTTTGTGAACTCACTGCACTTGTGGGCAGACTTGCTTGGGGCCACCACCAATAAGCCTCAGCTACAGCCGTTGGTCTACCCTCTGGTGATGGTTATCACGAACACCATCAAGCTGGTGCCAACACATCAATATTATCCAGTCAGATTCCACTGTGTTGAAATATTGATACATTTATCAAAAGAATCCAACACTTTTATACCTATACTACCTTTTCTGTTAGAG GTATTAACATCATATGACTTCAACAAAAAGCACAAGAAAGTTTCCATGAAGCCACTGGACTTGTCCTGTGTTCTCCGACTGGCCAAGTCACAGCTTATGGAAAATGGATTCAAGGATTCCGTCATTGAGAGGATTTATGGATTACTACTGGAGTATATGGCTAATCAATCGCATTCCATCGCCTTTCCCGACCTTTCTCTGCTTGCTATCATACAG ATAAAACAGTTCCTGAAGACCTGTTCAGTTTCCAACTACACTAAAAAGCTTCGCCAGTTACTTGAAAAAATTGAGGAGAACAGTAGATTCATTGAACGCGAAAGGTCCAAGATCAGCTTTTCACTGAGCGACAGTAAACTAGTAGCAGCGTGGGAAACCAACATCAGCACCAAGGGGTCACCGTTACAAACATTCTATGAGAACTGGAGCAAGATCAACAAGATACAGAAGAGGAAGAAGGTGACCAAAAATGATGAGATTGCTGGAGAATTACCCATGATAAAGAGACCGAAGTTATCAGAGGACGCTGCTAATACTAAACCCAAGAATGAGGGACCAACGGAACTGTTCCCGTCTGACAGTGAGGATGAAAAAGACCACTTCAAATTGGAAGGCGAAGACGAGCCTCCGCGTAAAAAGAAAATCAAGAAGAAGAAGGAATCTAAAAAGAAGAAGTCTAACAAAAAAGTGGCCGTCGATGACATCGATGATATACCAGGCGGAGATGATCTAGTGCAAGATTTGAGTGTTAATGACTGGTAA